In Dethiosulfovibrio salsuginis, a genomic segment contains:
- a CDS encoding RAMP superfamily CRISPR-associated protein: protein MTALYSHRYVMRGTIQFTTPFIIGAGQTDDVADAIFVSDANGLPAIPGSSLAGVLRSVFREKVASKAKENSLFGFQEKDKGEGSRLSVSWGCIHDSADVPVEGLVSPERLADPVLIKAQNPSIRDHVRINHLGASDSGDRGKFDEAPVCAGHRFTFELEMIGKEEDRPLWDDLMSLLSDPALRLGGRTRRGYGAFRFVSLRGRVFDLSKEADFSDYSLHPVELATRSKVLKDMVLETKEQNHTGVSMELIPEGHWMFGGGNDIAGDADMAPVRDSCIVWEGDKGKVLEDVLVVPASSIKGAISHRVAFHYNALSGLFADSVEDPASCSGESNDGVRQLFGFCKDKNEGRRGSIVMDDIYIMADQAPADQWIPHVGIDRFTGGARDSVLFSERPLWGGAIPFSLKVVGDCLKDEKILLALRRTLEDLASGRLQVGAGSGRGLGRFRSTDVKWTGALSSIKEG, encoded by the coding sequence ATGACAGCCCTGTATTCTCACAGATACGTTATGAGAGGAACCATCCAGTTTACAACTCCCTTTATCATAGGGGCCGGCCAGACCGACGACGTGGCTGACGCTATCTTCGTCTCCGACGCCAACGGACTGCCCGCCATCCCAGGCTCCAGCCTTGCGGGGGTCCTTCGGTCGGTATTCAGGGAGAAAGTGGCATCTAAAGCGAAGGAAAACTCACTCTTCGGCTTTCAGGAAAAAGACAAAGGGGAGGGATCCAGACTGTCGGTGTCCTGGGGCTGTATCCACGACTCCGCCGATGTCCCTGTGGAAGGACTTGTCTCCCCTGAGAGGCTTGCGGACCCGGTCCTTATAAAGGCCCAAAACCCCTCTATCAGGGACCATGTCAGGATCAACCACCTAGGGGCCTCCGACTCGGGAGACAGAGGCAAGTTCGACGAGGCTCCGGTCTGTGCAGGCCACCGCTTTACCTTCGAGCTGGAGATGATAGGCAAAGAGGAAGATCGCCCTCTGTGGGACGACCTAATGTCCCTGTTGTCCGACCCAGCCCTGAGGCTAGGAGGACGGACGAGAAGGGGCTACGGGGCTTTCCGCTTCGTCTCCCTCAGAGGCAGGGTTTTCGACCTCTCCAAGGAGGCGGACTTCTCCGACTACAGCCTTCATCCTGTAGAGCTAGCTACCAGGTCGAAGGTCTTAAAAGATATGGTCCTCGAGACAAAAGAGCAGAACCACACCGGCGTCTCCATGGAGCTTATTCCCGAGGGGCACTGGATGTTCGGAGGAGGAAACGACATCGCAGGAGACGCCGACATGGCCCCGGTCAGGGACAGCTGCATCGTTTGGGAGGGCGACAAAGGAAAGGTCCTTGAGGACGTGCTGGTCGTTCCCGCCTCGTCCATCAAAGGGGCCATATCCCACAGGGTCGCTTTCCATTACAACGCTCTTTCGGGACTCTTCGCCGATAGCGTGGAGGATCCAGCCTCCTGTTCTGGAGAGTCTAACGACGGAGTTAGACAGCTTTTCGGCTTCTGCAAGGATAAAAACGAGGGCAGAAGAGGATCGATCGTCATGGACGACATCTACATCATGGCCGACCAGGCTCCGGCGGATCAGTGGATCCCCCACGTAGGCATAGACCGCTTTACCGGAGGAGCCAGGGACTCGGTGCTCTTCTCCGAGAGGCCTCTTTGGGGCGGAGCCATACCCTTTTCGCTGAAGGTCGTAGGCGACTGCCTCAAGGACGAAAAAATCCTTCTGGCCCTGCGGCGGACCCTGGAGGATCTGGCCTCCGGCAGGCTTCAGGTCGGTGCCGGTTCCGGTAGAGGCCTTGGTCGGTTCCGCTCCACCGACGTAAAGTGGACCGGGGCCCTGAGCTCCATAAAGGAGGGATAG
- a CDS encoding TIGR03986 family type III CRISPR-associated RAMP protein yields MVAIPSPYSFVPLSKNVFFPDWADRVSLDVPFSDGISGFIQVSVTAKTPIYIRGNQDDKTKPGYSDFFRVCPKGPYAIPGTSFKGMIRSVMEIASFSKIAGTNGDTARVDDKRYAIRDLQNRDLYTGKITEQVGRAYKPKVKTAWLSQDREDGRWVLNFCQMARVEQEDLERAFPRARGIGTRRQSAKDKYGLIPPETEVQFDCGPEKDHPHSRGNMLRYRKASNLGKGKDRGIIVLTGQPAPRDGRPGKKHMEFIFFDTKSQFDPVPDNIRKDFTFAHNELGENRKPNQEWAFWESRFKEGKKVPVFVLMEGREISSMGLALMYRLPYSNSIHQAIRHTSPDHLNPSRLDLAELVFGRVEGTDGLRGRVSVENLLAHGDPKTKKEVATVLGAPKPTYYPNYIKQDAGSDGTVKKRYQSFMDSNCEIRGWKRYIVREDKEDIKDVPPSPTQNVETRFSPLPSETTFSGRIYVHNLRPQELGALIWALTWGGNPKLRHSLGMAKPLGFGSVSVSIDGQDLAWCDPNRSEDLSAKNCTQAFESMMDSFIGDKGKWKASAELRSLLAMADPAHKWDFDLTYPRLGGARDNQFVDFKKDNASLLGPLDGKVEEPKSAKRKPPKIAPKEAEPDTPEGRFLKDIDGWSLKDIQKNHKKSGISPDKIDQTVRKQIYDKLAKKCKNAPQLSAVLKEWKP; encoded by the coding sequence GTGGTCGCCATACCTTCACCTTATTCTTTTGTGCCTCTGTCGAAAAACGTATTCTTCCCCGACTGGGCCGACAGGGTATCCCTGGACGTTCCCTTCAGTGACGGAATCAGCGGCTTCATCCAGGTATCGGTCACCGCTAAAACCCCTATCTACATAAGGGGAAACCAGGATGACAAGACCAAGCCTGGCTACAGCGACTTTTTCAGGGTCTGCCCTAAAGGCCCCTACGCCATACCGGGAACCTCCTTCAAAGGCATGATCCGGTCGGTTATGGAGATAGCCTCCTTCTCCAAGATCGCCGGAACCAACGGTGACACCGCCAGAGTCGACGATAAAAGATATGCCATAAGGGACCTCCAGAACAGAGACCTATACACAGGAAAGATCACCGAGCAGGTCGGAAGGGCCTATAAACCTAAGGTCAAGACCGCATGGCTCAGCCAGGATAGAGAGGATGGCCGTTGGGTGCTCAACTTCTGCCAGATGGCCAGGGTGGAGCAGGAGGATCTGGAGAGGGCCTTTCCCCGGGCCAGAGGCATCGGGACGAGGCGACAGTCGGCCAAGGATAAATACGGCCTGATCCCCCCGGAGACGGAGGTCCAGTTTGACTGCGGCCCGGAGAAGGACCACCCCCACTCAAGGGGGAATATGCTTCGCTACAGGAAGGCCTCAAACCTGGGCAAGGGCAAGGACAGAGGGATTATAGTCCTCACAGGTCAGCCCGCACCAAGAGATGGCCGACCGGGCAAAAAACACATGGAGTTCATTTTCTTCGACACCAAGAGTCAATTTGATCCGGTGCCGGACAACATAAGAAAAGACTTCACCTTCGCTCACAACGAGCTTGGGGAGAACAGAAAACCTAACCAAGAATGGGCCTTCTGGGAGAGCCGCTTCAAGGAGGGCAAAAAGGTTCCGGTGTTCGTCCTCATGGAGGGCAGGGAGATCTCCTCCATGGGACTAGCCCTAATGTACCGTCTGCCCTACTCTAACTCGATCCATCAGGCTATAAGGCACACCTCGCCGGACCATCTAAACCCATCTCGACTGGACCTGGCGGAGCTCGTCTTTGGTCGAGTAGAGGGGACCGATGGCCTGAGGGGAAGGGTCTCGGTGGAAAACCTTCTGGCTCATGGAGATCCTAAGACCAAAAAAGAGGTGGCTACTGTCCTCGGAGCACCAAAACCGACCTACTATCCCAACTACATAAAGCAAGACGCGGGCTCGGATGGAACCGTAAAAAAAAGATACCAGAGCTTCATGGATTCAAACTGTGAGATTCGGGGCTGGAAGAGATATATTGTCCGAGAGGATAAAGAGGACATAAAAGACGTCCCTCCATCGCCGACGCAAAACGTGGAGACCCGGTTCAGTCCCCTTCCCTCTGAGACGACCTTTTCCGGCAGGATATACGTCCACAACCTCCGGCCCCAGGAACTAGGGGCACTGATCTGGGCCCTCACCTGGGGAGGAAACCCCAAGCTCCGTCACTCCCTTGGCATGGCCAAGCCTCTGGGTTTTGGCTCCGTATCGGTTTCCATCGATGGGCAGGACCTTGCCTGGTGCGATCCTAACAGGTCGGAAGATCTGTCCGCCAAAAACTGCACCCAGGCATTCGAGAGCATGATGGACTCCTTTATCGGCGATAAGGGGAAATGGAAGGCATCCGCAGAGCTTCGATCTCTTCTCGCCATGGCCGATCCTGCCCATAAGTGGGACTTCGATCTGACATATCCGAGATTAGGGGGAGCTAGGGATAATCAGTTTGTCGATTTCAAGAAAGACAATGCCTCTCTGCTAGGCCCTCTAGACGGCAAAGTGGAGGAGCCAAAATCGGCCAAGAGAAAGCCACCGAAGATCGCACCGAAAGAGGCAGAGCCTGATACACCGGAGGGCCGGTTTTTAAAGGATATCGATGGTTGGAGTCTTAAAGATATTCAGAAAAACCACAAAAAAAGCGGCATCAGCCCCGACAAGATAGATCAGACAGTCAGGAAACAGATATACGATAAGCTCGCAAAAAAGTGCAAGAACGCACCTCAGTTATCCGCAGTTCTGAAGGAGTGGAAGCCCTGA